From the Gymnogyps californianus isolate 813 chromosome 24, ASM1813914v2, whole genome shotgun sequence genome, one window contains:
- the MADCAM1 gene encoding mucosal addressin cell adhesion molecule 1 produces MEPAPLLLLLGLLWGCSGRPADKLAVTPQQPVVRYGGSVQLNCSLACAGGTVQWKGLDTNLGSITSFPTHSILHISRAMVATEGTKICQGTCHGQRYQHAVDLKVYALPDTLQLEAEPRALEPGQPGTLHCSAQRVYPLVGLVLTWYRGDQVLEKADFDVMETDEELFDIMATLLVAGEEVGEGMEFRCEVTLSIGQETFTRVASVAVSTGAVTEQTVAMATSTGSPRTVAAMTGSPSTAGPVTTTALPPEPSVPTRDPTTALTNTPREPDAETILEPAAATEPPSTEHPAPRDLVAGSPTACPATTALPGSGTASPPAEKGTGPSVGTVPACSLRIWSLPPNGTRGRALRIECRARCTGNATVRWLRTPVALSQYREEAEGSSSTLQLDHAEPRHQGHYQCILLGHRSQVVSLQLTVSDDWFSTGPAIAAGTTVSLLGLIVTGIVSHCLWKRFRSQYELP; encoded by the exons ATGGagcctgctcctctcctcctcctcctcggcttgctgtggggctgcagcG GACGACCCGCTGACAAGCTGGCAGTGACGCCGCAGCAGCCGGTGGTGCGGTACGGGGGCTCGGTGCAGCTGAACTGCTCCCTGGCCTGCGCGGGGGGCACGGTGCAGTGGAAGGGGCTGGACACCAACCTGGGGAGCAtcacctccttccccacccacAGCATCCTGCACATCAGCAGAGCCATGGTTGCCACGGAGGGCACCAAGATCTGCCAGGGGACCTGCCACGGGCAGCGCTACCAGCACGCTGTTGACCTGAAGGTCTACG CCCTCCCGGACAcgctgcagctggaggcagagccccGCGCCCTGGAGCCGGGGCAGCCCGGCACCCTGCACTGCTCGGCCCAGCGGGTGTACCCGCTCGTGGGACTGGTGCTCACCTGGTACCGGGGGGACCAAGTGCTGGAGAAGGCGGACTTCGATGTCATGGAGACCGACGAGGAGCTGTTCGACATCATGGCCACGCTGCTGGTGGccggggaggaggtgggagaagggatGGAGTTCAGGTGCGAGGTGACACTGAGCATCGGGCAGGAGACCTTCACCCGGGTGGCATCTGTGGCCGTGAGCACTGGGG CTGTGACGGAGCAGACGGTGGCCATGGCCACCTCCACGGGGAGCCCCCGGACAGTGGCGGCTATGACGGGGAGCCCCAGCACAGCCGGGCCTGTGACCACCACAGCGCTGCCCCCAGAGCCGAGTGTCCCCACACGTGATCCCACCACAGCCCTGACCAACACACCGCGGGAGCCCGACGCTGAGACCATCCTGGAGCCGGCTGCTGCCACCGAACCCCCCTCCACAGAGCACCCTGCTCCCCGAGACCTCGTCGCAGGCAGTCCCACGGCATGCCCGGCCACCACCGCGCTCCCTGGCTCCGGCACTGCCAGCCCCCCAGCTGAG AAGGGGACAGGGCCGTCCGTGGGGACAGTGCCCGCCTGCAGCCTGCGGATCTGGTCACTGCCTCCCAACGGGACGCGGGGCAGGGCCCTGCGCATCGAGTGCCGTGCACGGTGCACCGGGAATGCCACTGTCCGCTGGCTGCGGACCCCCGTGGCCCTCTCGCAGTACCGGGAGGAGGCGGAGGGCAGCAGCTCCACGCTGCAGCTGGACCACGCCGAGCCCCGGCACCAGGGCCACTACCAGTGCATCCTGCTCGGCCACCGCTCCCAGGTGGTCAGTCTGCAGCTGACGGTCTCGGACG ATTGGTTCAGCACAGGCCCTGCCATCGCTGCAGGGACAACGGTCTCGCTGTTGGGACTGATCGTGACCGGCATCGTGTCTCATTGCCTGTGGAAACGATTCAGATCTCAGTACGAGCTGCCCTAG
- the LOC127025461 gene encoding hippocampus abundant transcript 1 protein-like translates to MTGEKKKKKRLNRSVLLAKKIVIRDGAGRQGIGEPSVYHAVVVIFLEFFAWGLLTTPMLTVLHQTFPQHTFLMNGLIHGVKGLLSFLSAPLIGALSDVWGRKSFLLLTVFFTCAPIPLMKISPWWYFAVISMSGVFAVTFSVIFAYVADITQEHERSTAYGLVSATFAASLVTSPAIGAYLSQAYGDTLVVVLASGVALLDIGFILLAVPESLPEEMRPVSWGAPISWEQADPFASLRKVGQDSTVLLICITVFLSYLPEAGQYSSFFLYLRQVIGFSSETVAAFIGVVGILSILAQTVVLGILMRSIGNKNTILLGLGFQILQLAWYGFGSQPWMMWAAGAVAAMSSITFPAISAMVSRNADPDQQGVVQGMITGIRGLCNGLGPALYGFVFYLFHVELNEMAEVETLGKASKPNMANPTDESSIIPGPPFLFGACSVLLSLLVALFIPEHNLALRSGSHKKHSNGAQTHTHSPQAGGSDGKEPLLEDSSV, encoded by the exons ATGACCGGcgagaagaagaagaagaagcgGCTCAACCGCAGCGTCCTGCTGGCCAAGAAGATCGTCATCCGCGACGGGGCCGGC CGACAGGGGATTGGAGAGCCCAGCGTGTACCACGCCGTGGTGGTTATTTTCCTGGAGTTCTTTGCCTGGGGGCTGCTGACCACGCCGATGCTAACG gtgtTACACCAGACTTTTCCTCAGCATACATTCTTGATGAATGGCCTGATTCATGGAGTCAAG ggtctgctttcttttctaagtGCCCCACTGATTGGTGCTCTCTCTGATGTCTGGGGCAGgaaatccttcctcctcctcactgtcTTCTTCACGTGTGCGCCAATTCCCCTTATGAAGATCAGTCCATG GTGgtattttgctgtcatttccATGTCTGGAGTCTTTGCTGTCaccttttctgtgatttttgccTACGTTGCTGATATCACACAGGAGCATGAACGCAGCACGGCGTATGGCCTG GTGTCAGCCACGTTTGCTGCTAGTCTGGTCACAAGCCCAGCGATTGGTGCATACCTTTCCCAAGCCTACGGCGATACGTTGGTGGTTGTGCTAGCTTCAGGTGTTGCTTTGCTGGATATTGGTTTCATCCTGCTGGCTGTGCCAGAGTCTCTGCCAGAAGAGATGCGCCCGGTCTCTTGGGGAGCTCCAATCTCTTGGGAACAAGCAGACCCATTCGCT TCCTTGCGGAAAGTGGGTCAGGATTCTACAGTGCTGCTCATCTGTATCACCGTCTTTCTCTCCTACCTTCCTGAAGCCGGCCAGTACTCCAGCTTTTTCCTGTACCTGCGACAG GTCATTGGTTTTTCCTCGGAGACTGTGGCAGCCTTCATTGGTGTAGTTGGAATTCTCTCTATACTGGCTCAG acagTAGTGTTGGGAATTCTCATGCGTTCgataggaaataaaaacaccATCCTGTTGGGACTGGGCTTCCAGATCCTGCAGCTTGCCTGGTACGGCTTCGGATCACAGCCTTG GATGATgtgggcagcaggagctgtggctgCCATGTCTAGCATCACCTTCCCAGCCATCAGTGCCATGGTGTCTAGGAACGCGGACCCCGACCAACAGG GTGTGGTGCAGGGGATGATCACTGGAATTCGGGGTCTGTGTAATGGTCTGGGGCCGGCGCTCTATGGCTTCGTCTTCTATCTCTTCCATGTGGAGTTGAATGAAATGGCTGAGGTGGAAACTTTGGGTAAGGCCTCCAAACCCAACATGGCCAACCCTACAGATGAG AGCAGCATTATCCCAGGGCCTCCGTTCCTGTTCGGGGCTTGTTCTGTCCTGCTGTCGCTCCTGGTGGCCTTGTTCATTCCAGAACACAACCTTGCGCTGAGATCAGGCAGCCACAAGAAGCACAGTAACGGAGCCCAGACCCACACCCACAGCCCGCAGGCCGGAGGGTCGGATGGCAAGGAGCCCCTGCTCGAGGACAGCAGCGTATGA